From the genome of Triticum aestivum cultivar Chinese Spring chromosome 3B, IWGSC CS RefSeq v2.1, whole genome shotgun sequence, one region includes:
- the LOC123065941 gene encoding uncharacterized protein isoform X1, with protein sequence MVRCNDIDQPVGKEAKHLGDFLGSVARNGSLCCLSYKDWRLLKTKTNVKAILDQVKMRFLYPPRMEKYILKIIGDRWRQHKSDLKAMYFDEKKSTKANYNNKPNSVTPDQWRSLVNHWTTQKAKGISATNRNNCSMRKSTHTTGTKSFPRKREEMKDADPEKKYPHRAHLFMHTHKPKTCKNKIINAHVEELKDIMDKNPELADNSDGKTAWKGDALNKVLGDDKPSHVHGLGLVPNPKKLFDVSTSHVFQNTHFTLVEDTPNEDMLAFRVEMEKIYQVNKNQDAKIMELEEKMRRMERQPNQEISDPMATIGLEPSVDGHNSNRKRVLAPQVDGLHLVKKRSNNLQNKPSGSNDADLQASNKNSVSDKNKETMVHNGGSSQQLEKCSAAHKNAVQNQETPHNFSAQQGEINSAAHKVYFRYHIQYVQNILLRWLCIYRSSCYQNVVPNKETLLENVSARRGEKTSVANKLTKKTTKGANASSKSAQSGSLSWLCASELPAGTKVFLKSLKNHNRDVALATVVSCDPNFKLDGAEIRNEFWAVHVDVALVKTENLVRSRKNCTTLGNAEKTKIAWPSTFIQKING encoded by the exons ATGGTTCGCTGCAATGACATAGATCAGCCAGTTGGAAAAGAGGCTAAACATCTTGGGGATTTTCTTGGCTCGGTTGCAAGGAATGGATCACTATGCTGCTTGAGCTACAAGGATTGGAGATTGCTCAAAACTAAAACAAATGTAAAGGCTATACTAGATCAAGTGAAG ATGAGGTTCCTTTACCCTCCTCGCATGGAAAAGTATATATTGAAGATAATTGGAGATAGATGGAGGCAACATAAGTCCGACCTGAAAGCAATgtattttgatgagaaaaaaagCACCAAAGCCAATTACAACAATAAACCAAATTCCGTGACTCCGGATCAGTGGAGATCTCTAGTTAATCATTGGACAACCCAGAAAGCGAAG GGGATTAGTGCTACAAACAGAAATAATTGTTCAATGAGGAAGTCTACACATACTACTGGGACAAAAAGTTTCCCTCGTAAGAGGGAAGAAATG AAAGATGCAGATCCTGAAAAGAAGTACCCTCATAGGGCTCACTTGTTCATGCACACGCACAAGCcgaaaacttgcaagaacaaaatCATTAATGCTCATGTG GAAGAATTGAAAGATATTATGGACAAGAACCCTGAATTAGCAGATAACAGCGATGGAAAGACTGCATGGAAAGGAGATGCGTTGAACAAAGTATTAGGGGATGACAAGCCTAGCCATGTACATGGTTTGGGACTAGTTCCAAACCCAAAAAAACTTTTTGATGTTTCCACTTCACATGTATTCCAGAATACACATTTTACTTTGGTGGAGGATACACCAAATGAAGATATGCTAGCTTTTAGAGTTGAAATGGAAAAAATATATCAAGTAAATAAAAATCAGGATGCTAAAATTATGGAACTAGAGGAGAAGATGAGAAGAATGGAAAGACAACCAAATCAG GAAATTTCAGATCCAATGGCTACAATTGGGCTTGAACCTTCGGTTGATGGACACAACTCAAACAGAAAA AGAGTGCTTGCTCCTCAGGTTGATGGACTCCATCTTGTTAAAAAACGATCAAATAATTTACAGAACAAGCCAAGTGGATCAAACGATGCAGATTTGCAAGCATCAAACAAGAATTCTGTTTCAGATAAG AACAAAGAAACTATGGTTCATAATGGTGGCAGTTCACAACAACTAGAAAAATGCTCTGCTGCACACAAG AATGCTGTCCAGAACCAAGAAACTCCTCATAATTTCAGTGCTCAGCAAGGGGAAATAAATTCTGCTGCACATAAGGTATATTTCCGTTACCATATACAATATGTTCAAAATATATTGCTCCGATGGTTATGTATCTACAGGTCGTCTTGCTATCAGAATGTTGTTCCGAACAAAGAAACTTTGCTTGAGAATGTTAGTGCACGTCGAGGAGAAAAAACTTCTGTTGCAAACAAACTG ACCAAAAAAACAACAAAAGGTGCCAATGCAAGCAGTAAGAGTGCTCAAAGTGGTTCGCTGAGCTGGTTGTGTGCTAGTGAATTACCT GCAGGAACTAAAGTATTCTTGAAGAGCCTGAAAAACCATAACAGGGATGTAGCTCTTGCTACAGTTGTAAGTTGTGATCCTAACTTTAAACTTGATGGTGCTGAAATTAGGAATGAATTCTGGGCAGTGCATGTTGATGTGGCACTTGTGAAAACTGAAAATTTGGTACGGAGTCGCAAAAACTGCACTACTCTCGGTAATGCAGAAAAAACAAAGATTGCATGGCCCTCTACCTTT ATTCAAAAGATAAATGGATGA
- the LOC123065941 gene encoding uncharacterized protein isoform X2, whose amino-acid sequence MVRCNDIDQPVGKEAKHLGDFLGSVARNGSLCCLSYKDWRLLKTKTNVKAILDQVKMRFLYPPRMEKYILKIIGDRWRQHKSDLKAMYFDEKKSTKANYNNKPNSVTPDQWRSLVNHWTTQKAKGISATNRNNCSMRKSTHTTGTKSFPRKREEMKDADPEKKYPHRAHLFMHTHKPKTCKNKIINAHVEELKDIMDKNPELADNSDGKTAWKGDALNKVLGDDKPSHVHGLGLVPNPKKLFDVSTSHVFQNTHFTLVEDTPNEDMLAFRVEMEKIYQVNKNQDAKIMELEEKMRRMERQPNQEISDPMATIGLEPSVDGHNSNRKRVLAPQVDGLHLVKKRSNNLQNKPSGSNDADLQASNKNSVSDKNKETMVHNGGSSQQLEKCSAAHKNAVQNQETPHNFSAQQGEINSAAHKNVVPNKETLLENVSARRGEKTSVANKLTKKTTKGANASSKSAQSGSLSWLCASELPAGTKVFLKSLKNHNRDVALATVVSCDPNFKLDGAEIRNEFWAVHVDVALVKTENLVRSRKNCTTLGNAEKTKIAWPSTFIQKING is encoded by the exons ATGGTTCGCTGCAATGACATAGATCAGCCAGTTGGAAAAGAGGCTAAACATCTTGGGGATTTTCTTGGCTCGGTTGCAAGGAATGGATCACTATGCTGCTTGAGCTACAAGGATTGGAGATTGCTCAAAACTAAAACAAATGTAAAGGCTATACTAGATCAAGTGAAG ATGAGGTTCCTTTACCCTCCTCGCATGGAAAAGTATATATTGAAGATAATTGGAGATAGATGGAGGCAACATAAGTCCGACCTGAAAGCAATgtattttgatgagaaaaaaagCACCAAAGCCAATTACAACAATAAACCAAATTCCGTGACTCCGGATCAGTGGAGATCTCTAGTTAATCATTGGACAACCCAGAAAGCGAAG GGGATTAGTGCTACAAACAGAAATAATTGTTCAATGAGGAAGTCTACACATACTACTGGGACAAAAAGTTTCCCTCGTAAGAGGGAAGAAATG AAAGATGCAGATCCTGAAAAGAAGTACCCTCATAGGGCTCACTTGTTCATGCACACGCACAAGCcgaaaacttgcaagaacaaaatCATTAATGCTCATGTG GAAGAATTGAAAGATATTATGGACAAGAACCCTGAATTAGCAGATAACAGCGATGGAAAGACTGCATGGAAAGGAGATGCGTTGAACAAAGTATTAGGGGATGACAAGCCTAGCCATGTACATGGTTTGGGACTAGTTCCAAACCCAAAAAAACTTTTTGATGTTTCCACTTCACATGTATTCCAGAATACACATTTTACTTTGGTGGAGGATACACCAAATGAAGATATGCTAGCTTTTAGAGTTGAAATGGAAAAAATATATCAAGTAAATAAAAATCAGGATGCTAAAATTATGGAACTAGAGGAGAAGATGAGAAGAATGGAAAGACAACCAAATCAG GAAATTTCAGATCCAATGGCTACAATTGGGCTTGAACCTTCGGTTGATGGACACAACTCAAACAGAAAA AGAGTGCTTGCTCCTCAGGTTGATGGACTCCATCTTGTTAAAAAACGATCAAATAATTTACAGAACAAGCCAAGTGGATCAAACGATGCAGATTTGCAAGCATCAAACAAGAATTCTGTTTCAGATAAG AACAAAGAAACTATGGTTCATAATGGTGGCAGTTCACAACAACTAGAAAAATGCTCTGCTGCACACAAG AATGCTGTCCAGAACCAAGAAACTCCTCATAATTTCAGTGCTCAGCAAGGGGAAATAAATTCTGCTGCACATAAG AATGTTGTTCCGAACAAAGAAACTTTGCTTGAGAATGTTAGTGCACGTCGAGGAGAAAAAACTTCTGTTGCAAACAAACTG ACCAAAAAAACAACAAAAGGTGCCAATGCAAGCAGTAAGAGTGCTCAAAGTGGTTCGCTGAGCTGGTTGTGTGCTAGTGAATTACCT GCAGGAACTAAAGTATTCTTGAAGAGCCTGAAAAACCATAACAGGGATGTAGCTCTTGCTACAGTTGTAAGTTGTGATCCTAACTTTAAACTTGATGGTGCTGAAATTAGGAATGAATTCTGGGCAGTGCATGTTGATGTGGCACTTGTGAAAACTGAAAATTTGGTACGGAGTCGCAAAAACTGCACTACTCTCGGTAATGCAGAAAAAACAAAGATTGCATGGCCCTCTACCTTT ATTCAAAAGATAAATGGATGA